A single window of Mycolicibacterium aurum DNA harbors:
- the lysA gene encoding diaminopimelate decarboxylase — protein sequence MIAHPAGPRHADEGQTSAVAERPRDSADVLALAPNVWPQNAVRGDNGVVSIAGVSVADIAAEFGTPVFVIDEADFRARCRDISAAFGGGDHVRYAAKAFLCTEIARWIDEEGLALDVCSGGELAVALHAGFPPGRIALHGNNKSIAELTAAVKNGVGHVVVDSMTEIERLDRIAGENGIVQDVLIRVTVGVEAHTHEFISTAHEDQKFGLSLASGAAMTAVRRVFETDHLRLVGLHSHIGSQIFDVAGFELAAHRVIGLLRDVVAEFGVDKTSQMEIVDLGGGLGISYLAHENPPPMDELADKLQAIVRNESAAVGLPAPKLVVEPGRAIAGPGTITLYEVGTVKDVAISAAAHRRYVSVDGGMSDNIRTSLYGAEYDVRLLSRVSDAAPTLARVVGKHCESGDIVVRDAWVSDDVTPGDLLGVAATGAYCYSMSSRYNLIGRPAVVAVRDGRARLILRRETVDDLLSLEVR from the coding sequence GTGATCGCGCACCCGGCCGGCCCCCGGCACGCAGACGAGGGGCAGACGTCCGCGGTGGCCGAACGTCCCCGTGACAGTGCCGACGTCTTGGCGCTCGCACCGAATGTCTGGCCCCAGAACGCTGTTCGCGGCGACAACGGAGTCGTGTCGATCGCCGGCGTCTCGGTCGCCGACATCGCCGCCGAGTTCGGGACGCCGGTGTTCGTCATCGACGAGGCCGACTTCCGTGCGCGCTGCCGCGACATCTCGGCCGCCTTCGGCGGCGGCGACCATGTCCGCTACGCCGCCAAGGCGTTCCTGTGCACCGAGATAGCGCGCTGGATCGACGAAGAGGGCCTCGCGCTTGACGTCTGCAGTGGGGGAGAGCTGGCCGTCGCGTTGCACGCCGGCTTCCCTCCCGGCCGAATCGCGTTGCACGGCAACAACAAATCGATTGCCGAGTTGACCGCGGCGGTGAAGAACGGCGTCGGCCACGTCGTGGTCGATTCCATGACCGAGATCGAGCGTCTCGACCGGATCGCCGGCGAGAACGGGATCGTCCAGGACGTGCTCATCCGCGTCACCGTCGGCGTCGAAGCGCATACCCACGAGTTCATCTCCACCGCGCACGAGGACCAGAAGTTCGGGTTGTCGCTGGCCAGCGGGGCGGCGATGACGGCCGTGCGCCGGGTCTTCGAGACCGACCATCTGCGTCTGGTGGGTCTGCACAGCCACATCGGATCCCAGATCTTCGACGTCGCGGGCTTCGAGTTGGCCGCACACCGGGTGATCGGGCTGCTGCGCGACGTGGTCGCCGAATTCGGCGTCGACAAGACCTCCCAGATGGAGATCGTCGACCTCGGCGGCGGGCTCGGCATCTCCTACCTCGCCCATGAGAACCCGCCCCCGATGGACGAGCTCGCCGACAAGCTGCAGGCCATCGTCCGCAACGAGTCGGCAGCGGTCGGTCTGCCCGCCCCCAAGTTGGTGGTCGAACCCGGCCGCGCCATCGCAGGCCCGGGCACCATCACCCTCTACGAAGTCGGCACCGTCAAGGATGTGGCCATCAGCGCGGCCGCGCACCGCCGGTATGTCAGCGTCGACGGCGGCATGAGCGACAACATCAGGACGTCGCTCTACGGCGCCGAGTACGACGTCCGGCTGCTGTCGCGCGTCAGCGATGCCGCCCCGACGCTGGCGCGCGTGGTGGGCAAGCACTGCGAGAGCGGCGACATCGTGGTGCGCGACGCGTGGGTCTCCGACGACGTCACACCGGGGGACCTGCTCGGCGTCGCCGCCACCGGCGCATACTGCTATTCGATGTCGAGCCGCTACAACCTGATCGGCCGACCGGCCGTGGTGGCCGTGCGCGACGGGCGGGCCCGCCTGATCCTGCGCCGGGAGACGGTCGACGATCTCTTGAGTCTGGAAGTGAGGTGA
- the argS gene encoding arginine--tRNA ligase — MTPADLAELLKSTAAAVLAEHGLDAAALPDTVTVERPRNPEHGDYATNLALQLGKKVGANPRELAGWLAAALVAKDGIAAADVAGPGFVNLRIEASAQNTIIDSVLAAGASYGHSNDLDGQKVNLEFVSANPTGPIHIGGTRWAAVGDALGRVLSAQGAHVVREYYFNDHGAQIDRFTNSLIAAAKGEPTPEDGYAGDYIGDIATQVLAKEPNALTLPDAEMRETFRAIGVNLMFDHIKESLHEFGTDFDVFTHEDSMHTSGRVEQAITKLRQTGFAYEKDGAVWLRTTDFGDDKDRVVIKSNGQPAYVAGDLAYFLDKRQRGFDLCIYMLGADHHGYIARLKASAAALGDDPDTVEVLIGQMVNLVRDGQPVRMSKRAGTVITLDDLVDAIGVDAARYALIRSSVDTPIDIDLALWSSASSENPVYYVQYAHARLSALARNAAELGITPDTAHLDLLTHDKEGTLIRNIGEFSRILATAASLREPHRVSRYLEDLAGDYHRFYDSCRVLPQGDEEPGDLHAARLALCAATRQVIANGLAILGVSAPERM; from the coding sequence GTGACCCCCGCCGATCTGGCCGAGCTGCTCAAGAGCACCGCGGCCGCCGTGCTCGCTGAGCACGGCCTCGACGCTGCTGCGCTGCCCGACACCGTCACTGTCGAGCGTCCCCGCAACCCGGAGCACGGTGACTACGCCACCAACCTGGCGCTCCAGCTGGGCAAGAAGGTCGGCGCGAACCCGCGTGAGCTGGCCGGCTGGCTGGCCGCCGCGCTGGTCGCCAAGGACGGTATCGCCGCCGCCGACGTCGCAGGACCGGGCTTTGTCAACCTGCGCATCGAGGCGTCGGCGCAGAACACCATCATCGACAGCGTCCTTGCGGCGGGCGCGAGCTACGGCCACTCGAACGATCTGGACGGGCAGAAGGTCAACCTTGAGTTCGTCTCGGCCAACCCGACCGGCCCGATCCACATCGGCGGCACCAGGTGGGCCGCCGTCGGCGACGCGCTCGGCCGGGTGCTCAGCGCGCAGGGCGCCCACGTGGTGCGCGAGTACTACTTCAACGACCACGGCGCGCAGATCGACCGGTTCACCAACTCCCTGATCGCCGCCGCCAAGGGGGAGCCGACCCCCGAGGACGGCTACGCCGGCGACTACATCGGCGACATCGCGACACAGGTGCTCGCCAAGGAGCCCAACGCGCTCACGCTGCCGGATGCCGAGATGCGGGAGACGTTCCGCGCCATCGGCGTGAACCTGATGTTCGATCACATCAAGGAGTCGCTGCACGAATTCGGCACCGACTTCGACGTCTTCACCCACGAAGACTCGATGCACACGTCCGGGCGCGTCGAGCAGGCGATCACCAAGCTGCGCCAGACCGGCTTCGCCTACGAGAAGGACGGTGCGGTCTGGTTGCGCACCACCGACTTCGGCGACGACAAAGACCGCGTCGTCATCAAGAGCAACGGCCAGCCGGCCTACGTCGCAGGTGATCTGGCCTACTTCCTGGACAAGCGGCAGCGCGGATTCGACCTGTGCATCTACATGCTCGGCGCCGACCACCACGGCTACATCGCGCGGCTGAAGGCATCCGCCGCCGCGCTCGGCGACGACCCCGACACCGTCGAGGTGCTGATCGGTCAGATGGTCAACCTGGTCCGCGACGGTCAGCCGGTCCGGATGAGCAAGCGCGCCGGCACGGTCATCACGCTCGACGACCTCGTCGACGCCATCGGCGTGGACGCCGCCCGCTACGCGCTGATCCGCAGCTCGGTCGACACCCCGATCGACATCGACCTGGCGTTGTGGTCGTCGGCATCCAGTGAAAACCCGGTCTACTACGTGCAATACGCGCACGCGCGGCTGTCCGCGCTGGCCCGCAACGCCGCAGAACTCGGCATCACGCCCGACACCGCGCATCTCGATCTGCTGACCCATGACAAGGAAGGCACCCTGATCCGCAACATCGGGGAGTTCTCCCGGATCCTGGCCACCGCCGCGAGTCTGCGCGAACCGCACCGGGTGTCGCGCTACCTGGAGGATCTGGCCGGCGACTACCACCGGTTCTACGACTCGTGCCGCGTGCTGCCCCAAGGCGATGAGGAGCCCGGTGACCTGCACGCCGCGCGCCTGGCGCTGTGCGCGGCCACAAGGCAGGTGATCGCCAACGGGTTGGCGATTCTGGGCGTCAGCGCCCCGGAGCGGATGTGA
- a CDS encoding homoserine dehydrogenase, with the protein MTNPENSEIGVAVLGLGNVGSQVVRIIEESAHDLTARIGAPLVVRGIGVRRVDADRGVPAELLTDNIEELVSREDVDIVIEVMGPVEPARKAILAALEQGKSVVTANKALMAVSAGELAQAAESAHVDLYFEAAVAGAIPVIRPLTQSLAGDTVLRVAGIVNGTTNYILSEMGSTGADYTSALADASALGYAEADPTADVEGYDAAAKAAILASIAFHTRVTADDVYREGMTKVSAADFASARALGCTIKLLAICERLVDDQGQERVSARVYPALVPLEHPLASVNGAFNAVVVEAEAAGRLMFYGQGAGGAPTASAVLGDLVMAARNRVQGGRGPRESKYAKLPIASIGLIPTRYYVNMNVADRPGVLSAVAAEFSKREVSIAEVRQEGMVDQGGQRCGARIVVVTHQATDAALSETVAALADLEVVQSINSVLRMEGTTA; encoded by the coding sequence GTGACCAACCCTGAAAACAGTGAAATCGGTGTAGCCGTTCTGGGGCTGGGCAATGTGGGCAGCCAGGTGGTGCGCATCATCGAGGAGAGTGCGCACGATCTGACCGCGCGTATCGGCGCCCCGCTCGTGGTGCGCGGCATCGGGGTGCGCCGGGTCGACGCCGACCGCGGAGTGCCCGCCGAGTTGCTCACCGACAACATCGAGGAGCTGGTCTCCCGCGAAGACGTCGACATCGTCATCGAGGTGATGGGCCCGGTCGAGCCCGCACGCAAGGCGATCCTGGCCGCGCTGGAGCAGGGCAAATCGGTCGTCACGGCGAACAAGGCACTCATGGCCGTCTCGGCCGGCGAGCTCGCCCAGGCTGCCGAGAGCGCCCATGTGGACCTGTATTTCGAGGCGGCGGTGGCCGGGGCCATCCCCGTCATCCGTCCGCTGACCCAGTCGCTGGCCGGTGACACCGTGCTGCGGGTGGCCGGAATCGTCAACGGCACCACCAACTACATCCTGTCCGAGATGGGCAGCACCGGTGCGGACTACACCAGCGCGCTGGCTGACGCGAGCGCGCTCGGGTACGCCGAGGCGGATCCGACGGCCGACGTCGAGGGTTACGACGCCGCCGCGAAGGCCGCGATCCTGGCCTCGATCGCCTTCCACACCCGCGTCACCGCCGACGACGTCTACCGCGAAGGCATGACCAAGGTGTCCGCAGCCGACTTCGCCTCGGCCCGCGCGCTCGGCTGCACGATCAAGCTGCTGGCGATCTGCGAGCGGCTCGTCGACGATCAAGGGCAGGAACGTGTTTCGGCCCGTGTCTACCCGGCGCTGGTGCCACTGGAGCATCCGCTGGCCTCGGTCAACGGCGCCTTCAATGCCGTCGTCGTCGAAGCGGAGGCGGCGGGAAGGCTGATGTTCTACGGACAGGGCGCCGGCGGTGCACCGACGGCCTCGGCGGTGCTCGGCGACCTCGTGATGGCCGCCCGGAATCGGGTGCAGGGTGGCCGCGGCCCCCGCGAGTCCAAGTACGCCAAGCTGCCCATCGCGTCGATCGGGCTGATCCCCACCCGCTACTACGTGAACATGAATGTCGCCGACCGGCCCGGGGTGCTCTCGGCGGTGGCGGCGGAGTTCTCCAAGCGTGAGGTCAGCATCGCCGAGGTACGGCAAGAGGGCATGGTCGACCAGGGCGGTCAGCGCTGTGGCGCCCGCATCGTCGTGGTCACCCACCAGGCGACCGACGCGGCCCTGTCGGAAACCGTTGCCGCGCTTGCCGACCTGGAAGTCGTCCAGAGCATCAACAGCGTCCTTCGGATGGAAGGAACCACAGCGTGA
- a CDS encoding helix-turn-helix domain-containing protein, with product MPKRQLISTTKAAGLLNVSPNTVRSFIGAGRLKGYKVGRLVKVDAAEIEAYLDRVSTSD from the coding sequence ATGCCTAAACGTCAACTGATTTCGACCACCAAGGCGGCTGGGCTCCTTAACGTCTCCCCAAATACCGTTCGATCTTTCATTGGCGCCGGAAGGCTCAAGGGCTACAAAGTGGGACGCCTAGTCAAGGTAGATGCTGCGGAGATTGAAGCTTACCTAGATCGCGTGTCTACCTCGGACTAA